One stretch of candidate division WOR-3 bacterium DNA includes these proteins:
- a CDS encoding dTDP-4-dehydrorhamnose 3,5-epimerase family protein: protein MNNEKLIQGVSIKNLKLIPDERGRLMEILRTDDKEFSKFGQVYVTTAYPGVVKAWHCHKLQDDNMTVLYGMAKIVLYDDRNDSPTRGLINEFFVGEHNHVLIHIPRNVWHGFKCVSSSEAMIVNVVTEGYDYKKPDEYRKPAHGSDIPYDWSRKDG from the coding sequence ATGAACAATGAAAAATTAATACAAGGTGTGTCGATCAAGAACCTGAAATTGATACCTGATGAGCGTGGACGATTGATGGAAATACTTCGCACCGATGATAAAGAATTTTCGAAATTCGGACAGGTATATGTTACCACTGCATATCCGGGTGTAGTTAAAGCATGGCACTGCCATAAACTTCAGGATGATAACATGACCGTTCTGTACGGCATGGCAAAGATAGTGCTATATGATGACCGCAACGATAGCCCTACGCGTGGATTGATCAACGAATTTTTTGTCGGTGAACATAATCATGTACTTATCCATATACCCAGAAATGTATGGCATGGCTTCAAGTGCGTAAGCAGTAGCGAGGCGATGATCGTCAACGTGGTTACGGAAGGCTATGATTATAAAAAACCTGACGAGTACCGCAAGCCGGCTCACGGTTCGGATATTCCTTACGACTGGTCGCGTAAGGATGGTTAA
- a CDS encoding glucose-1-phosphate thymidylyltransferase, with the protein MKGLILSGGFGTRLRPLTYTGAKQLIPIANKPIIYYGIEALAGLGIKEIGVVVGDTRDEVMNTVGKGDKWKLKIEYIPQESPLGLAHAIKIARKFLSEEPFMMYLGDNILKDNLTDHVKQFEKNQPDALILLTEVNNPQDFGVAIVDDQGTVKKLIEKPKEPPSNLALVGIYLFNKEIHNAIEHIKPSLRNELEITDAIQWLLDNGYRVESQTVKGWWKDTGKPEDIIEANLLILQDIEPDNQGKVVDSTLNGRVVIGKGTLVEKSIIRGPAIIGENSRLSRAYVGPFSSIGADVTIENSEVECSVIMDGATICNLENRIDRSILGRNVVINQINESPRTHKFILGDQSYVQIIK; encoded by the coding sequence TCGCCAACAAACCCATCATCTACTATGGAATTGAGGCATTAGCGGGTCTCGGCATAAAGGAAATAGGGGTAGTTGTCGGCGATACCAGAGATGAGGTGATGAACACGGTCGGCAAGGGTGACAAATGGAAGTTGAAGATCGAATACATCCCTCAGGAATCACCCTTGGGCCTGGCACATGCCATCAAGATCGCCCGTAAATTCCTGAGCGAGGAACCCTTCATGATGTATCTGGGCGACAACATTTTAAAGGATAATCTCACCGATCATGTGAAACAGTTCGAGAAGAATCAACCCGATGCATTGATTCTGTTAACCGAGGTCAATAATCCACAGGATTTCGGCGTGGCGATTGTTGATGACCAGGGCACGGTGAAGAAATTGATCGAGAAGCCGAAAGAACCTCCGTCCAACTTAGCCCTGGTCGGCATATATCTATTTAATAAAGAGATTCACAATGCGATTGAACACATAAAGCCTTCACTGCGTAATGAATTGGAGATAACCGACGCGATACAGTGGCTGCTTGATAACGGTTATCGTGTTGAATCCCAAACCGTCAAGGGCTGGTGGAAAGATACGGGCAAACCCGAGGATATAATAGAGGCGAATTTACTGATCTTACAGGATATCGAGCCGGACAATCAGGGTAAGGTGGTTGATTCCACGCTGAACGGCCGCGTTGTGATAGGAAAAGGTACTCTTGTCGAAAAGAGTATCATCCGCGGGCCGGCAATAATCGGTGAAAATTCGAGACTCTCGCGTGCTTACGTCGGTCCTTTTTCTTCGATCGGTGCCGATGTAACGATCGAAAATTCAGAAGTAGAGTGCAGCGTAATAATGGATGGAGCAACCATATGCAATCTGGAAAACCGTATCGACCGCTCGATACTGGGCAGGAACGTCGTCATCAACCAGATCAACGAATCACCAAGAACCCACAAGTTCATTCTCGGCGACCAGAGTTATGTCCAGATAATCAAGTGA